A stretch of the Candidatus Jettenia sp. AMX2 genome encodes the following:
- a CDS encoding ATP-binding protein, whose protein sequence is METKIPVTFSPDLCTGDALANYWLRQVTFRLRREICWCWYERGIFSGSNPANLPPIEDKAIASLNMIRYREEKERFFQTDPTAQYLTGQLRTDAPIAEKNCTRGSFGWVMKELDLDVTASFVLSLGLAVAFDNAAGSVVAACLNDPAKTHPNLALAQKLWDYPEAVLRLADPSHPLFRYGLLKTIGYNPHRSAIDFEIPVAVPALVENQLLFPESFPLPQVLVPLFPENERALMQADTARLIAARLRSGNGDTLRVVPVRGPAGSSYRETVSGIARVTGRGVVEFKGSPSLLEDNLYMNQLVTFCWLRGVDMFLDQEMVAALTRDKQRADTWCFFSQSVPITVFMGITHRGQMANIPDNLLLPIVDIKGLSYHERIAHWKEMLGTKAEGLDSVISEGSRRFRYEKRTINNICEGLRGLYGPILPKNFIRACRAEIELDIGELAQKVVPRFKDEELILPHKQHLQFQEILKAMQALTEVHYGWGTAEAWNESGISVLFAGSPGTGKTMAAEILAIRLDLPMYRIDLSQVVNKYIGETEKNLKRLFDAADISDMILFFDEADSLFGRRTEVRDAHDRYANLEISYLLERMERFKGLAILATNRKKDLDEAFLRRLRYVVDFPLPGAEERKVIWHQVVPKTVDVSKIDFDFLAEQFPLAGGHIRSIIFNACLQAAYGPNPCQDTLKGQLTMEQVIMAVKREYDKLNRSVSLEHFGPYTNIVKRMEQKDERH, encoded by the coding sequence ATGGAAACAAAAATTCCTGTTACCTTTTCACCGGATCTTTGCACGGGTGATGCCTTGGCAAACTATTGGCTGAGGCAGGTCACCTTCAGACTGAGAAGAGAGATCTGCTGGTGCTGGTATGAGCGTGGTATATTTTCCGGTTCAAATCCGGCAAATCTGCCGCCCATTGAGGATAAAGCAATAGCAAGTCTCAACATGATCCGCTACCGCGAAGAAAAAGAGAGGTTTTTTCAGACAGATCCAACCGCGCAATATTTAACCGGGCAGTTGAGGACTGATGCACCCATTGCGGAAAAGAACTGTACCAGGGGTTCCTTTGGCTGGGTCATGAAAGAGCTGGATTTAGATGTAACCGCTTCTTTCGTGTTGTCCCTTGGATTGGCAGTTGCCTTTGATAATGCCGCAGGAAGCGTTGTTGCTGCCTGCCTGAACGACCCGGCGAAAACACATCCGAATCTTGCCCTTGCCCAGAAGTTGTGGGATTATCCCGAGGCAGTGCTGAGGCTGGCAGACCCTTCCCACCCGCTTTTCCGGTACGGCTTGCTGAAAACCATTGGTTATAACCCGCATCGTTCAGCAATTGATTTTGAGATACCGGTTGCAGTGCCGGCGCTGGTGGAGAACCAGTTACTTTTCCCGGAATCCTTTCCTCTGCCGCAGGTGCTGGTACCGCTTTTTCCTGAAAACGAAAGGGCTCTCATGCAGGCGGACACTGCCCGTCTGATCGCAGCAAGATTACGTTCCGGTAACGGTGACACCCTCCGGGTAGTTCCGGTACGGGGGCCGGCTGGTTCATCCTATAGAGAGACCGTAAGCGGGATAGCCAGGGTTACCGGGAGAGGCGTAGTTGAATTCAAGGGTAGCCCGTCTCTTCTTGAAGACAACCTGTATATGAATCAACTGGTGACCTTTTGCTGGTTACGAGGGGTAGATATGTTCCTTGACCAGGAAATGGTGGCTGCCCTGACAAGGGATAAACAGCGGGCGGACACCTGGTGCTTTTTCTCTCAATCTGTACCCATTACCGTCTTTATGGGTATTACCCACAGGGGACAAATGGCAAACATTCCGGATAACCTTTTGCTGCCTATTGTTGATATCAAGGGGCTTTCCTACCATGAACGTATAGCCCACTGGAAAGAGATGCTCGGGACAAAAGCTGAGGGATTGGACAGCGTTATCTCCGAGGGTTCCCGGAGGTTCCGTTATGAAAAAAGGACCATTAACAATATTTGTGAGGGATTGAGAGGGCTGTACGGTCCCATTTTGCCAAAAAACTTTATCAGGGCTTGCAGGGCCGAAATAGAATTGGATATCGGAGAACTGGCGCAGAAAGTGGTACCTCGTTTTAAGGATGAAGAATTAATTCTGCCTCACAAGCAGCATTTACAATTTCAGGAAATTCTCAAAGCCATGCAGGCGCTTACTGAGGTCCATTACGGCTGGGGAACTGCAGAGGCATGGAACGAAAGCGGTATTTCCGTTCTTTTTGCCGGATCTCCCGGCACAGGTAAGACAATGGCTGCCGAGATTTTAGCAATCAGGCTCGATCTGCCTATGTACAGGATTGATCTCTCCCAGGTAGTCAACAAGTATATCGGAGAGACGGAGAAGAACCTGAAGCGGCTATTTGATGCTGCCGATATCTCTGACATGATCCTCTTCTTTGACGAAGCGGATTCACTTTTTGGGCGACGCACCGAGGTCAGGGATGCCCATGACAGGTATGCCAACCTCGAAATCAGTTACCTTCTTGAACGGATGGAAAGGTTCAAGGGTCTTGCAATACTCGCTACCAACCGCAAGAAAGACCTTGACGAGGCATTTTTGAGAAGGCTGCGTTATGTCGTTGACTTTCCTCTTCCCGGGGCTGAGGAGAGGAAGGTGATCTGGCATCAGGTTGTCCCCAAAACCGTTGACGTTTCGAAAATCGATTTTGATTTTCTGGCGGAACAATTTCCGCTTGCCGGCGGCCATATCCGCTCAATCATATTTAATGCATGCCTGCAGGCCGCATATGGCCCGAATCCCTGCCAGGATACCTTGAAGGGCCAGTTAACCATGGAGCAGGTAATCATGGCTGTAAAAAGGGAGTATGATAAATTAAACCGTTCAGTAAGCCTTGAACACTTTGGACCCTATACAAACATCGTGAAAAGAATGGAGCAGAAAGATGAAAGGCATTAA
- a CDS encoding phage baseplate assembly protein V, translated as MEDRTMENLIVELTEFTRNRYFGKYRGLVNDTNDPENLGRIKAQVPEVLGEEIVSEWALPCSPYSGDGAGQFMVPPVGAGVWIEFEAGDVSRPIWSGCWWASNELPRDNSGNSATQPLKIIRTEQGLMITMDDGGKTITLSDENGRNMLKIEVTQGLVTLQGTTRVVVEAPQIELVKNATHPVVFGDNLLQYLNQLVTLFNTHLHVGQMAAGFIPVTPMVPSAPFPPATPALLSMKVKSG; from the coding sequence ATGGAAGACCGTACCATGGAAAACCTTATAGTTGAACTTACAGAATTTACCCGCAACCGTTATTTCGGGAAATACCGAGGCCTGGTAAATGATACGAATGACCCTGAAAACCTGGGCAGGATTAAGGCACAGGTTCCCGAGGTGCTTGGGGAAGAAATTGTGAGCGAGTGGGCGCTGCCCTGTTCGCCTTACTCAGGGGATGGTGCCGGGCAGTTCATGGTTCCTCCCGTTGGTGCCGGGGTATGGATCGAGTTTGAGGCAGGTGATGTATCTCGTCCGATATGGAGTGGCTGCTGGTGGGCAAGCAATGAATTGCCCAGGGATAACAGCGGAAATTCAGCCACTCAACCGCTTAAGATCATCCGTACTGAACAGGGGCTTATGATCACGATGGACGACGGAGGTAAAACCATAACATTAAGTGATGAAAACGGAAGAAATATGCTGAAAATTGAGGTGACGCAGGGGCTGGTTACCCTGCAGGGGACAACCAGGGTTGTGGTTGAGGCCCCGCAGATTGAGTTGGTGAAAAATGCTACGCATCCGGTTGTTTTTGGAGACAACCTTTTACAATATCTGAACCAGCTCGTTACCCTTTTTAATACCCACTTGCACGTGGGTCAAATGGCTGCGGGATTTATTCCTGTTACACCAATGGTGCCGTCTGCGCCTTTTCCACCTGCAACACCGGCCTTACTTTCAATGAAAGTTAAAAGCGGTTGA
- a CDS encoding GPW/gp25 family protein → MAESYGRHLSFPFRIGNDGRTARVSSMEDHVRDELIQLILTNPGERAFLPEFGGGVRRLVFENADETSAGMTKAMLTQAISRWLGHRITLEELTVQVENERIDIEIKYRIAGTDDTRVMRFERKGG, encoded by the coding sequence ATGGCGGAGAGTTATGGAAGACATTTATCCTTTCCCTTCCGTATCGGAAATGACGGGCGAACAGCCCGGGTATCTTCCATGGAAGATCATGTGAGGGACGAACTGATTCAATTGATACTTACAAATCCCGGCGAACGTGCTTTTCTGCCTGAGTTCGGAGGAGGGGTACGCCGTCTCGTTTTTGAAAATGCGGATGAGACGTCAGCAGGGATGACAAAGGCAATGCTCACACAAGCGATCTCGCGATGGCTTGGTCACAGGATAACCCTGGAGGAACTTACCGTACAGGTGGAAAACGAAAGGATTGATATAGAGATTAAATACCGGATCGCAGGGACTGACGATACCAGGGTAATGCGGTTTGAACGGAAGGGTGGTTAA
- a CDS encoding baseplate J/gp47 family protein, giving the protein MAIKNQEALHERANSMAAKGLNGIKLVLVTLHPSTNPAETHLEVHFYNNHEIANILADLKDPKLIFPITGGQRIPAGPGTDQVKVVSLSGNPADNFLILTVAPVGDYTTYTLHVDYQNIDLIFNEINFKFRPGCFNLCAPEWESAPEPEGDPVIDYLAKDYDSFKHTMITAMMERVPGWEPTSEADLDQVILEMFSVAADELSDYQDRVMNEAYLGTARKRVSLARHARLMDYHIHQGNQASTLLALKVADGEEFDLEKGFMVWAGDDTNSPSSVVFVTKKKQHMHHLFNQMGLYTWSDSIPALKAGSVTADLKLNVGGEAAANTVRDFIRNGTVTHLLVQEWLNPATGKEAGRDPAKRQILKLLPGEEGTVTMKDPLTGQWFVRIRWEEKDKLKSNYCFTVNCPHGKAENISLFHGNLVMVCHGRPAGTVFREEGTILSPGEFYYERTKRWGTVCRLPEGPLAYQESTPGGEFPPESTLTVEVETPGSGRDKWDEVISLVHSDDSDEHGDHFIAETDEEGRSLVRFGNGMHGRKLPEGAVVYCSYQTGRGTDGNIGADKLMHYDKTVFPKIEECWNPLDVSNGRDPEPVKEIIRRVPEAYRFRQLRAVTLKDYEDRAEELPDVSRAAARYAWTGSWRTVQIAVDPAGTAVFTEELREKIARYLDAVRLIGEDLEIRPPLFVPLKIHVSLCIHPDYWPEDIKEILEQEFSGGFTPDGRMGFFHPDLWTFGQELRTSQITGRVQTIRGVDHVISVIMHRWSEATPGVEGIITVRANEIIQVRNDRDHIEKGFIFFDVRGGRQ; this is encoded by the coding sequence ATGGCTATTAAAAATCAGGAGGCCTTACATGAACGGGCAAATAGCATGGCAGCAAAGGGTCTTAACGGGATTAAACTGGTACTCGTAACTTTGCATCCATCCACAAATCCCGCCGAAACGCATCTGGAGGTTCACTTTTACAACAACCATGAGATAGCAAATATTCTGGCTGATCTCAAAGATCCTAAATTGATATTTCCCATTACAGGCGGACAGAGAATTCCTGCAGGCCCGGGTACAGATCAGGTAAAGGTCGTGTCTTTATCAGGAAACCCCGCCGATAATTTCCTGATACTGACAGTAGCTCCCGTAGGAGACTACACAACATACACCTTGCATGTTGATTATCAAAATATCGACCTTATCTTTAATGAAATCAATTTCAAGTTCCGTCCCGGATGCTTCAATCTCTGTGCCCCTGAATGGGAGTCAGCACCTGAACCTGAAGGAGATCCGGTAATCGATTATCTCGCGAAGGATTATGATTCCTTTAAGCATACTATGATTACTGCAATGATGGAACGTGTGCCTGGGTGGGAGCCAACCAGTGAAGCTGATCTCGACCAGGTTATACTGGAGATGTTCAGTGTTGCGGCAGATGAACTGAGCGATTATCAGGACAGGGTAATGAATGAGGCATACCTTGGGACTGCCCGTAAACGTGTTTCCCTGGCCAGACATGCCAGGTTGATGGACTATCATATCCATCAGGGCAATCAGGCAAGCACCTTGCTGGCTTTAAAAGTGGCCGATGGCGAAGAATTTGATTTAGAGAAAGGTTTTATGGTTTGGGCCGGGGATGATACGAATAGTCCATCTTCGGTTGTCTTCGTAACGAAGAAAAAACAACATATGCACCATCTGTTTAATCAAATGGGACTATATACATGGAGTGATTCGATCCCGGCTTTGAAGGCAGGCAGCGTCACGGCTGACCTGAAACTCAACGTTGGGGGAGAGGCAGCGGCAAACACAGTTCGTGATTTCATTCGTAATGGAACGGTTACCCACCTTCTGGTACAGGAATGGCTTAATCCGGCGACAGGTAAGGAAGCGGGCAGGGATCCCGCAAAAAGACAGATTCTGAAACTTCTGCCCGGAGAAGAAGGGACTGTGACAATGAAAGACCCGCTCACCGGACAATGGTTTGTACGGATCCGGTGGGAAGAAAAAGATAAACTGAAAAGTAATTACTGTTTCACCGTGAACTGCCCACATGGAAAAGCAGAAAATATCTCCCTTTTCCATGGGAATCTTGTTATGGTCTGTCATGGTCGTCCGGCAGGGACGGTATTCAGAGAGGAGGGAACGATACTGAGTCCCGGTGAATTTTATTACGAAAGAACAAAAAGATGGGGAACGGTCTGCAGGCTGCCGGAAGGACCGCTTGCTTACCAGGAGTCTACTCCGGGAGGAGAGTTTCCTCCGGAATCAACGCTCACGGTTGAAGTTGAGACCCCTGGTAGTGGCCGTGACAAATGGGATGAAGTTATCAGCCTTGTTCACAGTGATGACAGTGATGAACACGGTGATCATTTCATTGCAGAGACTGACGAAGAAGGAAGAAGTCTCGTCCGTTTTGGAAATGGCATGCATGGCAGAAAACTGCCGGAAGGAGCCGTTGTCTACTGTTCCTATCAGACAGGCAGGGGTACGGATGGCAATATTGGCGCCGATAAGCTGATGCATTATGATAAAACGGTCTTTCCCAAAATAGAAGAATGCTGGAATCCCCTTGATGTGTCCAATGGCAGGGACCCAGAGCCTGTTAAAGAGATTATCCGGAGGGTACCCGAAGCCTACCGATTCCGTCAATTACGGGCAGTTACCCTCAAAGATTATGAAGACCGTGCCGAAGAACTTCCCGATGTCTCAAGGGCTGCAGCCAGATATGCATGGACTGGAAGCTGGAGGACTGTTCAGATCGCTGTTGATCCTGCAGGAACAGCAGTGTTTACTGAGGAACTGAGGGAAAAGATCGCCCGGTACCTCGACGCAGTCAGGCTAATCGGTGAAGACCTTGAAATACGGCCCCCGCTGTTTGTTCCTTTAAAAATACATGTCTCACTCTGCATACATCCGGATTACTGGCCTGAGGATATAAAAGAGATCCTTGAACAGGAGTTTTCCGGTGGCTTTACGCCGGATGGCAGGATGGGGTTTTTTCATCCTGACCTGTGGACATTCGGACAGGAACTCAGGACAAGCCAGATTACCGGACGTGTACAGACAATCAGGGGGGTTGATCATGTGATTTCAGTGATCATGCATCGCTGGAGTGAAGCGACGCCTGGCGTTGAAGGTATCATAACAGTACGGGCAAATGAGATTATCCAGGTCAGAAATGACCGCGATCATATTGAAAAGGGATTTATCTTTTTTGATGTGAGGGGAGGTCGCCAATGA